The genome window CTTGGCCTCCGGCGTCGCCGCCGCCTCGTACTCGTCCCACAGAGCCAAAACCTCGTCCCGCAGCCGCGGCGGCAGCGGCGCGGTCAGCGTCACCAGGTCGTTCCGCTCATCCGCGGACTTCGGCACCGCGGTGTCCTGATAAATCGCCGGGATATCCCCCCGGATCGCCTCGCCAAGATCGTGGACCACGCAGATCCGGATCAGCCTGCTGAAGTCGATCCCCGGAAACTCATCCCGCAGCAGGGCCGCCATCAGGCACAGCCGCCACGTGTGCTCGGCCACGCTCTCCGGACGCCCCGACGACGTGTAGGAGCTGCGAAGGGTGTCTTTGAGCCGCTCCGCCGCGCGGAGGAACGCCAGGACTCCATCAAGATCAGACGGGGACACGCTCAGTTCCTTCCACCGCGCAGCGAATCAAGAGCATCGAGCGCAAAGGCGACGTGCATCGCCGTTCCGACCGGGAGGGCCGC of Planctomyces sp. SH-PL14 contains these proteins:
- a CDS encoding HD domain-containing protein, with amino-acid sequence MSPSDLDGVLAFLRAAERLKDTLRSSYTSSGRPESVAEHTWRLCLMAALLRDEFPGIDFSRLIRICVVHDLGEAIRGDIPAIYQDTAVPKSADERNDLVTLTAPLPPRLRDEVLALWDEYEAAATPEAKVAKALDKLETILQHNQGKNPADFDYAFNLGYGQRYTSGHPLIEAIRVVLDEETRQRAAR